The DNA window TTGAAGAACGTATCTACGCCGCGCAGCGGCTGCGATCGATCCCCATACGGCGACTTTGCTATGATGTGCCCCACGATAGAGCAACGAGCCATGACGGCGAGTTTATCGCTCACTCCCGATCGCCGCATCGCGACGTGCAGTTTATTTAGTCCATCGGTAATCTGATCTGCTGCTGACCCGGGTTTGAGACGGTTCAGGCCCCCGTCGTAAAATCCCGTGTCGATGCCCGTGCGTTTGACGAAATAATGTACAAAATCGAAATCACTGGTAGCAGCAGCATCCAATTCATAGGCGATGACGTCGACTGTTGCGCCATACTTTCGGCAAATCACATCATAAAAACGAGCCGCACAAATCATGATTGAAGGGACCAAGCTGTCCCCAGAGGCCGCTTCTTCAGCGAACTTCGCGAGATTGTCTGCTCCAAACCCACCTCGGTCAGCTGCCTCCAGCTGCCAGAGAACATCCTTCGCACGCGGATGCCCTGCTTCAGCTGCTTTATACCAACAGTCTGCCGCCAGGTCGAAGTCATACGGCGTTACGCTTCCTCCACCCCACAGAAGCGACAGATTGAAGAGTGCCGAGACATGTCCACCTCGCGCAGCGTTTCCGAAGTGAATACTTGCAGCACTGAAGTTTCCTTCTTGTATAGCTGCAACACCAGCAACATACTCTCCTTCAATTTGCTCTGATGAGCTAGTAAAGAACGGTTTTTGAAACTCAGCCATATTCTTCTCCCGCAATGAGAAACGTATGCACAACAAGCCGTTTGGCGTATGCGCTGCGTGTTCTTTAGGGCCACCGTGCTTATTGGGGCTCCCTTGGCGCTACGCTGACGGTACATCGAACCGCCTGGCTCTCACGATCCGCGCGCTTCCGACACGCCTCCAGTGCCTCACGATTGGCGGCAACGATCCGGTCGCCCGCCGCCAGCGCAGCGAACGCGCTGGGCGAAGCGGCCTGCATCATGCGCTGTCCGCCTTCCCACATCGGCATGTTGAGCGGGCGCGCCGCCATCTTCTCCGGCCATTGCCAACTCGCTGGCACGGCGCGCGCCACGACGCCGGCGAACGCCGCCCAAAGCACCATGCCGAGCACCACGCCGCCGATCGCCGTCCACATCAGCCAGCGGTTCTGCTCGTCGCCGCGCCGCGCCGATGCCGTCACGCCCTGAAGCACCCGGATTGCGTCCTTCAGCTCGGCGGCTGCGGTCGCGATCGTCCGCCGGTCCTCGGCGCGGGCATCCGCACCTGCCGCCACGATCCGGTCAACGACATGGCGTGGGGTCGCTCCGTCCCGGGCCGCCGCCACCAGCGCGTCAGCGCGCTGCAAGGTGGCATCGATCTTCTGCACCATGCCCGCCAGCGTCTCGCTGTAATCGGGCTGCTCGGGGAGTTCGGCGCGCTCGACCGCCATCCGCTCGACTGCGCGGCGCAGCAGCGCCAGCTCGCCCTCCACCCGCGCGAAGGCTTCCTGGGCTGTCTCGGGTTCGTGCTCGTCCTCGCTCATCCTGTCTCCCTCACGCACCCGAAAGCGCGAAACCTATCGGCTCAGTCCCCGGTCACGCTCGCGATCCGGCCCCAGCGATCTCGTCAGCGCGTCACCGACCGCGCGGTCCTTCTCCAGCTTCAGCGCCAGCTCGGGCGCGCGGCGGCGGAGTGCGGATTCCAGCTGCGGATCGCGCCCGATCGCACCGGCGACCTTCGCCATGTTGCCGCGCAACCGCTCGGCACCGGCACGGTCGCCCGCCCGCTCAAAGGCGGCACGGTCGCGCTGCATCGCCTTCCATGCTTCCACGAAGCGGCCTGCGCGGGCATCCGGGTCAAGCCAGACGCGCTGCTCCTCGGCCATCGCGCGCGCCGCTCCACCAGTGTTGCCGCCGGCGGCCTGCTCAATGAGCTTCGGATCGCGCCGGAGCGCGGAAGCGAGGTCGCGCGCGGCATGAGAGCGGCCCGCGTCCAGCGCCTCGCCGGCCTTGCGCAACGCGCTCTCCTGATGCGGCAGCACCGGCAAGCCCTTGGCGCGCATCCGGCCTATATCGGCCGTGGCGCGCGCATAGCGTTCGATCGCCTCGTCCTGGCCCGGCTTGCCGCCGGTCGCGGGCTCCCGTTCCGGCGCGGACGTCTTCTGCGGTGCCCGGGGCCGGAAGCCGTCGAACATGCCCTTGGCCTTGTCGCGCACCTTGGCGGCGATCTCCCGCGCGAGTTCCGGAAACCGGATCTCGCGCCGCTCGGCGAACGCGCGCGCCCGGTCATTGTCGGAAGGGGCGGCATAGTCGCCGGCCATGTCCTTGGCGCGGTCACGCGACAGGACGCGGGCGAGCTGGCGCTGATCGGTGAAGTCGTCGCGCCCATAATGGAGCGACACCCCGTCGCGATGCCGCGACAGCGCGACATAGGCGCCGTGCCGGTCCATCCCCGGCGTCGCCAGCACATGCGCGCGATCGACGGTCACGCCCTGCGATTTATGGATGGTCGCGGCATAGCCATGATCGACATGGGCATAGTCCTTGAGGTCGAAAGCGACACGGCTGCCCCCGTCGAGCCGCACCGCCATGCGGCCTTCGCTGACATGCTCCAGCGTGCCCAGCGTGCCGTTCTTCACGCCCATGCTGCGCTCGTTGCGCAGGAACATGATCCGGTCGCCGGATGCGAAGTCGCGCCGGCCCCGCTCGACGGTGACGCCCACGTCCTGGCCCAGCTCGCCGCCCGCCCGCATCCGCCCGCGCGCCTCCTCGTTGAGCGCGCGCACCTCGGCATTGGTGTGGGTGAGGATGATGCGGGTCTTGTCAGGCTCGGCTTGGCGCTGGCGATCCCAACCGTCCACCAGCTCGCCCCGCGCCGCCTCGCGCGTGTCGGCCGCCTGCACCATGCCCCGGCTCTCATAGGCGTGCAGCGCCTCACCGGTGCGGCCCGTGGCGAGCGAGCGCGTCGCCTCCTTCTGCCAGTCGCCCCGCTGCCGGCGAACCTCGGTGATCTCGGCCGCGCCGTGGCGCTCACTGATCGACCGGAACGCCGCTCCGGCTTCGATCGCCTGCATCTGCTCGGGGTCGCCCACCAGCACCACCTTCGCGCCGGCGTCGCGGGCATGGGACAGCACCCGCTCCATCTGGCGGGTGCCGATCATGCCCGCCTCGTCCACCACCAGCACGTCGTTGCGGGACAGCTGGTCACGGCCCTGCGCCCACGCATGTTCAAGGCTGGCGATGGTGCGGGACTGGATGCCCGATCCGCCCTCAAGGTTCTCGGCCGCGATCCCGGACAAGGCCGCGCCGCGCACCTGATAGCCCTCGCGCTCCCACGCCTCGCGCGCAACGCCCAGCATCGCCGACTTGCCGGTGCCGGCATAGCCGATGACCGACGTCAGCCCTTGACCCTCGGTGATACGGTCGAAGGCGTCGCGCTGCTCGCCCGACAGCACCAAGCCGCGCCCTTCCGCCGTCTCCAGCGCCCCGGTGCGATGCGACACGGACACGCCATGCCTGGCGCCACGCGCCAGCTCGTCACCGGCGCGCTCAAGCTGTGCTTCGGTCGCGATCATCTCGCGGGATGTGAACCGCTCCTGGTCGCGTCCGTCCGTGCCTAGCGCCACCAGTTCGGGACTGGCGCGCACCGCCGCCATCACCTGGTCGAACTGATCCTTGCCGTCCGAATGGCGGAACGCGAACACAGCCAGGTCGCGGGTGGTGAAGGTGGCCTGCTGCCGCGTGATCGCATCGAGCGCGACATTCGGGTCCGCGACGATCTTCTCGCCGTTCTCGCGCGCGATCCGCAGATGATCTTCGGCGCGTCGGTGCGGCTCGTCCTCCTCCAGACGGCGCGTTCCCATCGGCCCGATCTTGTGCTGCGGCTCAAGCTGGATGCCCTGATCGGCATAGGAGCGATGATCGATCCGGCCCTCCAGCCCAAGCTCAGCCATGCGCTCGTTCACGTGCGCCGCCCACGCCTCGCGCCACTCCTGCAACAGCTCGGTGCCGTTCCAATCCCGGACCTTCTTGCCGAACCCTTCAGGCCCGACTTCCCGCATCGTCATCATGACATGCGCGTGCGGCTTCGGGCTGCCGTCGTCCGCCTTGTCCCAATGCACGTTGAGGTCGGCGACCATCCCGCGATCCACGAACTGCTTCTGCACGAAATCGCGGGCGAGGCTCACGCCCTGCTGCTGATCCATCTCGCGCGGAATCGAGAACTCCACCTCGCGGGCAAGCTGCGCGTCCTTGCGCTTCTCGCCTGCCTCCACCTCGTTCCACAGCGCAGTGCGGTCGTTTAAACGCTTCGGCGCGCCCTCCGGAAATATCACCTCGGAGTGGATCACACCGGCCTTGTTCGAGAAGTCGTGATGGCGATTCAGCTTCTCATCGAACAGCCGCGATGCCGAGCGATAGGCAGCGGACGCGACGGCGCTGGAGCCCTTCGCGCGGCTGATAACCTTGGCGCTGAAATGATAGATCGCCATCGCGACCGCCATGATGCACTTCTTAGCGCACGTCGGCAACGACGTATAAGCGCGCACTCATCACTCGCATCGCTCCTGCTGATTGACTGCCGTGCATTCCCATTATGGGTTGCCTGCCTTTTCCTCTTTGCTAGGCTACGGTGGTCCTGACGCGGAAAGGAGAAAGCACCATGCGCAAGGTACGCGACTATGACGCGGAGCTGAAAGCGCTGGAGAGCCGCGCCAAGGCGATTAAGGCACGTCGCATTGAACAGCTTGGCCAGCTTGTCATCGCCGCCGGGGCCGATGTGCTCGACATGGAAACCCTCGCCGGTGCGCTGCTCGATGCCACCGCTTCCAAGGACGCGGAAGCGAAGGAGGCGTGGCGCGCGAAGGGCTCCGCTTTCTTTCAACGGCGCGGGCGCAAAGGTGGCCGGACTGCTGGCGGCAACGGCGACAGCGGGAGTGCGCAACCGGGCGATGATCCAGCGTCTGGAAGCGTCGCAGCGTCGTAGCGATACGCGAGCTTGGGTCATGCAACGCCGCGAACGCACCCGCCACCTGATCGAGCTGGGCGGGCTCGTCCAGAAAGCCGGTCTGGTGGAACTCGCCGACGACGATCGCGCGACCATCTATGGCGCGCTGCTGGAGCTAGTCGGCCACGCTGGCAGCGACGATGCTGACGGCACCCTCGCGCTCTGGAAGCGGCGCGGCAAACGCGCGTTCGACGCGGAAACGGAAGCGAAGGAGAAAGGCGATGGCGCTCCTAGATATTGAGGCGGTCCGCGGGCAAATCCGCGCGCTGGATTTCGTGCGGGGCACCCCGGCCGAGCACGCCATATGGCGGGAGGACGACGCGGACTCTCGCGCTAACCTCGCGATCGAGGGCATGGCGCTGGAGCCGGACGAGGAAGCGCTGTTCGACATGCTGCGCGACGAGGCGGTGCCCCCCACCCTTGCCACGCAAATCATCCTCAAGCTGCTCGGCCACCCAGATGCCGATCCGGCACTGGCGATCACGCCGCTGGAACAGGCCTGCTGATGGCGGGGCCGCTCATCGGCGGGCGTCGGCCGATCAGCTGGCGGCTCGCGATCGTCGTCGCGTTCGTCGCGGCCTATGCGACCGCGCGGTGGCTGGAAGGCATCTTCGGCGTTGGGCAGATTTCCGGCACGGTGTCGTTCCTGGTCCTGGTCGGCCTGATCGGCGCGACCTGGTGGATCAACAGCCGTGCAGGCAACGGCAGGAATGAGCTGCTCGGCTCGGCCCGCTTCGGTGACCGCGCCGACGTGCGCAAGCTGGAGGCGACCGGGGATCTCCTGATCGGCCGCGCCAAGGAGTCGGGCAAGCTGCTCCGCTATGACGGCGCGGCGCACCTGCTGACGATAGCACCCACCCGTTCCGGCAAGGGCGTCGGCACGATCATCCCCAACCTGCTCCTGCTCGACCGCTCCGTGGTCTGCATCGACCCCAAGGGCGAGAATGCCCGCGTCACGGCCCGTGCGCGGGCTAGGAAGGGTGCTGTATGGTGCCTCGACCCCTTCGGCGTCTCCGGGCGTCCTGCGGCCCGTTATAACCCTCTGGCGCAGCTCGACCCAGCGAGCCCGGACCTCACGGAAGATGCGCAAACGATCGCTGACGCGCTGGTCCATGACGCGCTGGGGCAATCGGGCGAGGCGCATTGGAACGAGGAAGCCAAGGCGCTGATCGCCGGCATCATCCTACACACCGTCATCCACGAGCCCGTGTCCCAAGCCACGCTGGCGACCGTGCGCGACAAGCTCACCCGCGATCCCGCCGCTTTCGCCGCGCTGCTGGCGGACATGCAGGCCAGCACCGGCGCGCACGGGCTGATCGCGCGCGCCGCCAACCGCCAGCTCGGCAAATCCGATCGCGAGGCGGCAGGCGTGCTGTCGTCGGCGCAGCGTCACACCCACTTTCTCGACAGCCCACGCCTGGTCGAAAGCACGTCCGCCTCCGATTTCCGGTTTGCCGACCTGAAGGAGCGGCCCGGCACCGTGTTCCTGTGCCTGCCACCGGATCGACTCGATACTTATGCGCGGTGGCTGCGGCTCCTGGTCGCGCAGGCCGTCACCGACATGGCGCGCTCCCCTGCCCGGCCGGAACGCCCGGTGCTGTTCCTGCTCGATGAGTTCGCCGCCCTCGGCCGACTGGAGCCGGTAGAGCGCGCGATGGGGCTGATGGCGGGCTATGGCCTCCAGCTTTGGCCGATCCTTCAGGACATGCACCAGCTCCGCGCCCTCTATGGCGAGCGCGCCGGCACCTTCCTGTCCAATGCCGGCGTGATCCAGACGTTCGGGGTCAATGACCATGCCACCGCCGACATGCTCTCGCGCACGATCGGCGACACGACGCTGGAATATGCGACCCTCAGCACGTCGCGCGGCACGGGCTGGGGCGACAATCGCGCCGGTCCCTCGGAAAGCGTCAGCACGCATGTCACGGCGCGGCGGCTCGTCACGCCCGACGAAATCATGCGGATGCCGGCCGACACGCTCCTGCTGCTGCGCCAGGGCGAACGCCCGCTCTGGGCCAGCAAAATCCGCTACTATGACCAGCGCGAGTTCGCAGGCCTGTTCGATCCGGCGTAATCGCACACACCGGTCCCGGAAGATCGAACGGTAGCTTTGAGATAGCGCCTCATCACC is part of the Sphingopyxis macrogoltabida genome and encodes:
- a CDS encoding sel1 repeat family protein codes for the protein MAEFQKPFFTSSSEQIEGEYVAGVAAIQEGNFSAASIHFGNAARGGHVSALFNLSLLWGGGSVTPYDFDLAADCWYKAAEAGHPRAKDVLWQLEAADRGGFGADNLAKFAEEAASGDSLVPSIMICAARFYDVICRKYGATVDVIAYELDAAATSDFDFVHYFVKRTGIDTGFYDGGLNRLKPGSAADQITDGLNKLHVAMRRSGVSDKLAVMARCSIVGHIIAKSPYGDRSQPLRGVDTFFNNEPLEGGEMLGIFGQKPKDGPPNSVGEAKKLIERLGQSRGGEIIRAGALSGNVFCQIFLSQAGLSIPKERRSDKVQHDLAMFTEMAAKSGDAGSQFNLGKLYMDKIDASAEYLDQDDIDNIKQAKYWYGMASKQGLPEAMKSLKNLEVFNFLKLKGVI
- a CDS encoding DUF6118 family protein, which translates into the protein MSEDEHEPETAQEAFARVEGELALLRRAVERMAVERAELPEQPDYSETLAGMVQKIDATLQRADALVAAARDGATPRHVVDRIVAAGADARAEDRRTIATAAAELKDAIRVLQGVTASARRGDEQNRWLMWTAIGGVVLGMVLWAAFAGVVARAVPASWQWPEKMAARPLNMPMWEGGQRMMQAASPSAFAALAAGDRIVAANREALEACRKRADRESQAVRCTVSVAPREPQ
- the traA gene encoding Ti-type conjugative transfer relaxase TraA, whose translation is MAIYHFSAKVISRAKGSSAVASAAYRSASRLFDEKLNRHHDFSNKAGVIHSEVIFPEGAPKRLNDRTALWNEVEAGEKRKDAQLAREVEFSIPREMDQQQGVSLARDFVQKQFVDRGMVADLNVHWDKADDGSPKPHAHVMMTMREVGPEGFGKKVRDWNGTELLQEWREAWAAHVNERMAELGLEGRIDHRSYADQGIQLEPQHKIGPMGTRRLEEDEPHRRAEDHLRIARENGEKIVADPNVALDAITRQQATFTTRDLAVFAFRHSDGKDQFDQVMAAVRASPELVALGTDGRDQERFTSREMIATEAQLERAGDELARGARHGVSVSHRTGALETAEGRGLVLSGEQRDAFDRITEGQGLTSVIGYAGTGKSAMLGVAREAWEREGYQVRGAALSGIAAENLEGGSGIQSRTIASLEHAWAQGRDQLSRNDVLVVDEAGMIGTRQMERVLSHARDAGAKVVLVGDPEQMQAIEAGAAFRSISERHGAAEITEVRRQRGDWQKEATRSLATGRTGEALHAYESRGMVQAADTREAARGELVDGWDRQRQAEPDKTRIILTHTNAEVRALNEEARGRMRAGGELGQDVGVTVERGRRDFASGDRIMFLRNERSMGVKNGTLGTLEHVSEGRMAVRLDGGSRVAFDLKDYAHVDHGYAATIHKSQGVTVDRAHVLATPGMDRHGAYVALSRHRDGVSLHYGRDDFTDQRQLARVLSRDRAKDMAGDYAAPSDNDRARAFAERREIRFPELAREIAAKVRDKAKGMFDGFRPRAPQKTSAPEREPATGGKPGQDEAIERYARATADIGRMRAKGLPVLPHQESALRKAGEALDAGRSHAARDLASALRRDPKLIEQAAGGNTGGAARAMAEEQRVWLDPDARAGRFVEAWKAMQRDRAAFERAGDRAGAERLRGNMAKVAGAIGRDPQLESALRRRAPELALKLEKDRAVGDALTRSLGPDRERDRGLSR
- a CDS encoding conjugal transfer protein TraD; translation: MRKVRDYDAELKALESRAKAIKARRIEQLGQLVIAAGADVLDMETLAGALLDATASKDAEAKEAWRAKGSAFFQRRGRKGGRTAGGNGDSGSAQPGDDPASGSVAAS
- a CDS encoding conjugal transfer protein TraD; its protein translation is MQRRERTRHLIELGGLVQKAGLVELADDDRATIYGALLELVGHAGSDDADGTLALWKRRGKRAFDAETEAKEKGDGAPRY
- a CDS encoding type IV secretory system conjugative DNA transfer family protein; amino-acid sequence: MAGPLIGGRRPISWRLAIVVAFVAAYATARWLEGIFGVGQISGTVSFLVLVGLIGATWWINSRAGNGRNELLGSARFGDRADVRKLEATGDLLIGRAKESGKLLRYDGAAHLLTIAPTRSGKGVGTIIPNLLLLDRSVVCIDPKGENARVTARARARKGAVWCLDPFGVSGRPAARYNPLAQLDPASPDLTEDAQTIADALVHDALGQSGEAHWNEEAKALIAGIILHTVIHEPVSQATLATVRDKLTRDPAAFAALLADMQASTGAHGLIARAANRQLGKSDREAAGVLSSAQRHTHFLDSPRLVESTSASDFRFADLKERPGTVFLCLPPDRLDTYARWLRLLVAQAVTDMARSPARPERPVLFLLDEFAALGRLEPVERAMGLMAGYGLQLWPILQDMHQLRALYGERAGTFLSNAGVIQTFGVNDHATADMLSRTIGDTTLEYATLSTSRGTGWGDNRAGPSESVSTHVTARRLVTPDEIMRMPADTLLLLRQGERPLWASKIRYYDQREFAGLFDPA